From a region of the Pseudanabaena sp. BC1403 genome:
- a CDS encoding metal ABC transporter ATP-binding protein: MLEVEHLGVSYHDVSAVDDVSFVIASGQMVAVIGPNGAGKSTVFKAILGLVPASSGHVRYRSRSLHRQLRKVAYVPQRSQVDWDFPVTVWGAVMMSRTRHRNWLGWIKKSGCHCESIVKSALHRVGMWDLRDRQIGELSGGQQQRVFLARAIAQEAELLFFDEPFVGVDKKTEAVIFDVFAELKSQNKILLVITHDLGSNLDNYDRLLLLNKELIAEGDRDEVITTQNIKRAYGDSVILMQKEVT; this comes from the coding sequence ATGTTAGAAGTCGAGCATCTAGGAGTCAGCTATCACGATGTCAGTGCAGTGGATGATGTCAGCTTTGTGATCGCTTCTGGGCAAATGGTGGCGGTAATTGGACCGAATGGGGCTGGCAAAAGTACAGTTTTCAAAGCCATTTTAGGATTAGTTCCAGCTTCTAGCGGTCATGTACGCTATCGATCGCGATCCTTGCACCGACAACTCCGCAAGGTTGCCTATGTGCCGCAGCGATCGCAGGTCGATTGGGATTTTCCTGTGACTGTATGGGGAGCGGTGATGATGTCTCGCACCCGCCATCGCAATTGGTTGGGCTGGATCAAGAAGTCTGGTTGTCATTGTGAAAGCATTGTTAAATCAGCACTTCATCGTGTTGGTATGTGGGACTTGCGCGATCGCCAAATTGGTGAATTATCAGGTGGTCAGCAGCAAAGGGTATTTCTCGCTAGAGCGATCGCCCAAGAAGCAGAATTACTATTTTTTGACGAGCCGTTTGTGGGCGTGGATAAGAAAACCGAAGCCGTAATTTTTGATGTGTTTGCTGAATTAAAATCTCAAAACAAAATTCTGTTAGTGATTACTCACGATCTTGGTTCCAATTTAGATAATTACGATCGCCTGTTGCTGCTGAATAAAGAACTCATCGCTGAAGGCGATCGCGATGAGGTGATTACCACCCAAAACATTAAACGCGCCTATGGCGATAGCGTGATTTTGATGCAGAAAGAAGTTACCTAA
- a CDS encoding GTP-binding protein, whose translation MTTNFSQIPVTVLTGYLGAGKTTLLNRILTHEHGKKVAVIVNEFGEVGIDHKLVVNADEEIFEMNNGCICCTVRGDLIRIITNLMRRRDKFDHLVIETTGLADPAPVIQTFFVDEDVSAKTKLDAVVTVVDAKHISQHWDAEEAQEQIAFADIILLNKTDLVSEAELLELEQRIKSMNLMCKIYRTQNSEIEMDAVLGVGAFQLDRALQIDPEFLGEDAHEHDDTVKSVVIVEVGELNLPKVNAWISRLLREQGVDIFRMKGILNIKGIEERFVFQGVHMLFDATRDRLWNPDENRQNELVFIGRNLDSEQLKSDFLACMH comes from the coding sequence ATGACTACAAACTTCTCTCAAATTCCTGTCACCGTCTTAACTGGCTATCTCGGTGCAGGCAAAACCACTTTGCTCAATCGCATCCTCACTCACGAACATGGCAAAAAAGTTGCTGTGATTGTCAATGAATTTGGAGAAGTGGGCATCGATCATAAATTGGTAGTTAATGCCGATGAAGAAATCTTTGAAATGAATAATGGTTGCATTTGCTGTACTGTTCGCGGTGACCTGATTCGGATTATTACGAACTTGATGCGCCGCCGTGACAAGTTCGACCATTTAGTAATTGAAACGACAGGACTCGCCGATCCTGCCCCAGTAATTCAAACCTTTTTTGTTGATGAAGATGTCAGCGCCAAAACCAAACTAGATGCAGTGGTCACCGTCGTTGATGCTAAACATATCTCTCAGCATTGGGATGCGGAAGAAGCACAGGAGCAAATCGCTTTTGCGGATATCATTTTACTCAATAAAACTGATCTGGTAAGTGAAGCAGAGCTACTAGAGCTAGAACAACGCATTAAATCCATGAACTTGATGTGTAAAATCTATCGCACTCAAAACTCTGAGATTGAGATGGATGCAGTTTTAGGCGTTGGTGCATTTCAGCTAGATCGAGCATTGCAAATCGATCCTGAGTTTCTCGGCGAAGATGCCCACGAACATGATGATACGGTGAAATCTGTCGTGATCGTGGAAGTAGGTGAACTTAATTTACCCAAGGTCAATGCTTGGATTAGCAGGCTACTTCGCGAACAAGGTGTAGATATTTTTAGGATGAAGGGAATTCTCAATATCAAAGGAATTGAGGAACGGTTTGTGTTTCAAGGTGTGCATATGTTATTTGACGCTACACGCGATCGCCTATGGAATCCAGATGAGAATCGTCAGAATGAATTAGTATTCATCGGGCGCAACCTTGACTCAGAGCAACTAAAATCCGATTTTCTCGCTTGTATGCATTGA
- a CDS encoding GTP-binding protein has product MQNSQLDVPKRGMPVTIVTGFLGSGKTTLLNQILKNRQDLKVAVLVNEFGDINIDGQLLVDIEDGMVELSNGCICCTINDSLVDAVYNVLERHERIDYMVIETTGVADPLPIALTFLGTELKHLTRLDSILTVIDAETFTADHFGSEAALSQVQYGDIVLLNKTDLVPEAQVDLLEAYLRQTKSKARILRSQHGEVPLPLILDVDLAETSAYNQVENEDEHHKHEHHEHHEHEHHKHEHHEHEHHHHSDHLANDGFISVSFQSDRQFDLDKFTYFLDKVMPVDVFRAKGVLSFSAQDMRFIFQLSGKRYELNYDHRKKPIDNQLVLIGRNLDAQLLQQQLQECLV; this is encoded by the coding sequence ATGCAAAATTCTCAACTAGATGTGCCTAAACGAGGAATGCCTGTAACGATTGTTACGGGTTTTCTGGGTAGTGGAAAAACGACACTTCTCAATCAAATTCTCAAAAATCGTCAAGATTTAAAAGTGGCGGTTTTGGTGAATGAATTTGGCGACATTAACATTGATGGACAGTTACTTGTCGATATTGAAGATGGCATGGTGGAGCTTAGCAATGGTTGTATTTGCTGCACGATCAATGACAGCTTGGTTGATGCTGTATATAACGTTTTAGAACGGCATGAGCGAATTGATTATATGGTGATCGAGACAACTGGCGTTGCCGATCCTCTGCCGATCGCCTTGACCTTTTTGGGAACAGAACTAAAACATCTAACGCGCCTCGATTCCATCCTTACAGTGATCGATGCGGAGACATTTACTGCCGATCATTTTGGTAGTGAAGCAGCACTTAGTCAGGTGCAATACGGCGATATAGTATTGCTAAACAAAACGGATTTAGTCCCAGAAGCACAAGTTGATCTATTGGAGGCATACCTTCGCCAGACTAAATCTAAGGCGAGAATTTTGCGATCGCAACATGGTGAAGTTCCCTTACCTCTAATCCTAGATGTGGATCTAGCCGAGACTAGTGCTTATAATCAAGTAGAGAACGAGGATGAGCATCATAAACATGAGCATCACGAACACCATGAACATGAGCATCATAAACATGAGCATCACGAACATGAACATCATCACCACTCTGACCATTTAGCCAATGATGGATTTATCTCTGTCTCATTTCAAAGCGATCGCCAATTTGATCTAGACAAATTCACCTATTTCCTTGATAAGGTAATGCCCGTTGATGTATTTAGAGCTAAAGGGGTTCTTAGTTTTTCCGCTCAAGATATGCGTTTTATTTTTCAATTGAGTGGAAAGCGCTACGAGCTAAACTATGACCATCGCAAGAAGCCTATTGACAATCAATTAGTTCTCATTGGTCGAAATCTTGATGCACAGTTGCTTCAACAACAATTGCAAGAATGCTTGGTATAG
- the hisI gene encoding phosphoribosyl-AMP cyclohydrolase — protein sequence MPDNWIETLKYDAQGLIPAIAQDHQDGTILMMAWMNRHALELTVSTGEVHYWSRSRQELWHKGATSGHIQKLKKLYYDCDRDVILVKIEQVGDIACHTGARSCFFTEVPIEL from the coding sequence ATGCCTGACAATTGGATTGAGACGCTTAAATATGATGCTCAAGGATTGATTCCTGCGATCGCGCAAGATCACCAAGATGGCACAATTTTGATGATGGCATGGATGAATCGTCATGCGCTGGAATTAACGGTTTCGACTGGTGAAGTGCATTATTGGAGCCGATCGCGTCAAGAGCTATGGCATAAGGGTGCAACTTCGGGGCATATTCAGAAGTTAAAAAAACTATATTACGATTGCGATCGCGATGTGATTTTGGTCAAAATTGAGCAGGTTGGCGATATTGCTTGTCACACTGGCGCGAGAAGTTGTTTTTTTACAGAAGTTCCGATAGAGCTTTGA
- a CDS encoding four helix bundle protein — protein MKLENVVQTKSYAFAVRIVKLYQHLINTKKEYVLSKQILRSGTSIGANVEEAIGGQSKADFISKLSIAYKEARETSYWLRLLKDTDYLTSKEFESIYPDVEELCRIIGSIQKSTKGN, from the coding sequence ATGAAACTTGAAAATGTAGTCCAAACAAAAAGTTACGCCTTCGCAGTGCGGATCGTCAAACTATATCAACATCTAATAAACACGAAAAAAGAATATGTGCTGTCCAAACAAATATTGCGATCGGGAACAAGCATCGGCGCGAATGTTGAAGAAGCGATCGGCGGACAATCAAAAGCTGACTTTATCTCTAAACTTTCCATAGCGTATAAAGAAGCCCGTGAAACAAGCTACTGGTTAAGATTATTAAAAGATACCGACTACCTGACATCAAAAGAATTTGAAAGTATATACCCCGATGTAGAAGAACTATGTCGCATTATAGGCAGCATTCAAAAAAGTACAAAGGGAAATTGA
- a CDS encoding MBOAT family protein, with amino-acid sequence MIFASALFLFLFLPIALAGYFLISSKLLYLRNIFLLIMSLIFYAWGEPVYVFLMIFSILLNYMAGVLLHLHRQKLLTVIKEHQILLISIISNLGLLFYFKYANFFVNNLNVVLQNLSIPAIAYSQVPLPIGISFFTFQAMSYVIDVYRKETDVQLNPINCGLYVSLFPQLIAGPIVRYHDVAKQIVSRTVTRPQFSAGIQRFIFGLAKKTMLANPLGEVADKIFAVPVHEVTTGMAWLGIACYTLQVYFDFSGYSDMAIGLGRLFGFEFLENFNYPYIAQSMRDFWRRWHISLSTWFRDYLYIPMGGNRGSSLRTYLNLWIVFLLCGLWHGASWNFVIWGALHGAYLVIERLGWHKYLDRLWIPVRHLYTLLLVMIAWVFFRAESVSQAIQYLGSMIGITDANGVNHFTMLYFDLKTLINLIMGSILATPIASWVAIQLQKKIISPKFSHLQPVLYGGYYSLLVSLFLISAASLAAGTYNPFIYYRF; translated from the coding sequence ATGATTTTTGCCTCAGCATTATTTTTGTTTTTATTCTTACCGATCGCCTTAGCAGGATATTTTCTGATTAGCTCAAAGCTCCTGTATCTAAGGAATATTTTTCTATTGATCATGAGCTTGATCTTTTATGCATGGGGAGAGCCAGTTTATGTTTTCCTGATGATTTTTTCTATTTTGCTGAACTATATGGCGGGAGTGCTATTACATCTACATCGTCAAAAACTGCTTACCGTCATTAAAGAACATCAAATACTCTTAATATCAATTATCAGTAATTTAGGATTGTTATTCTATTTTAAATACGCTAATTTTTTCGTCAATAATCTCAACGTAGTTCTGCAAAATCTTTCAATTCCTGCGATCGCATATTCTCAAGTTCCACTGCCCATTGGCATATCCTTTTTTACTTTTCAAGCAATGTCCTATGTGATCGATGTCTATCGGAAAGAAACAGATGTGCAGTTAAATCCCATTAATTGTGGGCTATACGTTAGCCTATTTCCGCAACTCATTGCAGGTCCAATTGTTCGTTATCATGATGTCGCTAAGCAAATTGTGTCACGGACAGTCACCAGACCACAGTTTTCTGCGGGAATTCAGAGATTTATTTTTGGATTAGCTAAAAAAACGATGCTAGCAAATCCATTAGGAGAAGTCGCCGATAAAATCTTTGCCGTACCAGTGCATGAAGTCACTACAGGCATGGCTTGGTTAGGAATTGCTTGCTACACATTACAGGTCTATTTTGATTTCTCAGGATATTCCGACATGGCGATCGGATTGGGACGGCTGTTTGGATTTGAATTTCTAGAGAATTTTAATTATCCATATATTGCCCAATCTATGCGTGACTTTTGGCGAAGATGGCATATTTCCCTGTCCACTTGGTTTCGCGACTACCTATACATTCCTATGGGTGGCAATCGTGGCTCTTCACTGCGGACTTATCTCAATTTGTGGATTGTGTTTTTACTATGTGGGTTATGGCATGGCGCAAGTTGGAATTTTGTCATTTGGGGAGCCTTACATGGAGCTTATTTGGTAATTGAAAGATTGGGCTGGCACAAATATCTCGATCGCTTATGGATACCAGTACGACATCTATATACATTATTACTAGTGATGATTGCATGGGTATTTTTTCGAGCAGAATCCGTGAGTCAAGCAATTCAATATTTAGGAAGCATGATCGGGATTACTGATGCCAATGGAGTCAATCATTTCACCATGCTCTATTTTGATTTGAAGACCCTAATTAACTTAATAATGGGGAGTATACTGGCAACTCCCATAGCAAGTTGGGTTGCAATCCAATTACAAAAGAAAATTATTTCTCCAAAATTTAGTCATCTTCAGCCCGTTCTATACGGTGGATATTATTCACTTTTAGTTAGCCTATTTCTGATTTCCGCCGCCAGTTTAGCCGCAGGAACATATAATCCATTTATCTATTATCGCTTTTAA
- a CDS encoding protein phosphatase 2C domain-containing protein, whose product MSICPSCKAANPDSHQFCQFCGAKIAIDIVLNILGEEALQPSSVPTRPLNLESVLDTIKIQVKDLASSQLVSDIEKSWDGSEDLEELPLEFNLEDFADVDSETSMIVSSTVQLQDITYAGKTDVGIQRDRNEDDFVTVFQTRSINGKSQISDRSYRGLFVLCDGMGGHDGGEVASAIAVNSITDQFRPFWIDTLPGEKKLNEIICNANQAIFIKNENEKRKSLGRMGTTLVVLGIHDLDVVIAHVGDSRIYKVTNSPNLESESKLEAEPKLEQITRDHEVLNQLLDLGVEPEIAQSRPDAHQLTQALGPNPSDRLEPSIEFFTLTESTLFLLCSDGLCDNDVIDDNWRSHLLPILNKEVDLQTGLDRLIELGNNVNGHDNLTAVLVLCELG is encoded by the coding sequence ATGAGCATCTGTCCTAGTTGTAAAGCTGCAAATCCTGATAGCCACCAATTTTGTCAATTTTGCGGCGCTAAAATTGCTATAGATATCGTCTTAAATATTCTTGGAGAAGAGGCTCTACAACCTTCCTCAGTGCCAACAAGACCATTGAATTTAGAGTCTGTATTAGACACAATCAAAATTCAGGTAAAAGATTTGGCATCTTCTCAATTGGTGAGCGACATAGAAAAATCATGGGATGGCTCAGAAGATCTGGAGGAATTGCCACTGGAGTTCAATTTAGAAGACTTTGCAGATGTTGATTCAGAAACATCGATGATTGTATCTTCCACAGTGCAGTTACAGGATATAACCTATGCTGGCAAGACCGATGTGGGAATACAACGCGATCGCAATGAGGATGATTTTGTTACGGTTTTTCAAACTCGCAGCATTAATGGCAAAAGCCAAATTAGCGATCGCAGTTATCGCGGTTTGTTTGTGTTGTGCGATGGTATGGGTGGGCATGACGGTGGCGAAGTTGCGAGTGCGATCGCGGTTAATTCGATTACTGATCAGTTTCGCCCATTTTGGATCGACACTTTGCCGGGGGAGAAGAAGCTTAATGAGATTATCTGCAATGCTAATCAAGCAATTTTCATCAAGAATGAAAATGAAAAACGGAAGTCTCTAGGCAGAATGGGAACAACTCTAGTTGTTTTAGGAATTCATGATCTAGATGTTGTAATTGCTCATGTTGGTGACAGCCGTATCTATAAAGTTACTAATAGCCCTAATCTCGAATCAGAATCAAAATTAGAGGCAGAACCAAAATTAGAACAAATCACACGCGACCATGAGGTTCTCAATCAATTACTGGATCTTGGTGTTGAGCCTGAAATAGCGCAGTCTAGACCTGATGCTCATCAGCTTACTCAAGCGCTTGGTCCTAATCCTAGTGATCGCCTTGAGCCCTCGATTGAGTTTTTTACGCTGACCGAGTCAACCTTGTTTCTACTGTGTTCTGATGGTTTGTGTGACAACGACGTGATCGACGATAATTGGCGATCGCATTTATTACCAATTTTAAATAAGGAAGTCGATCTGCAAACTGGTTTAGATAGACTCATTGAGTTAGGAAATAACGTCAATGGTCATGACAATCTCACTGCGGTTTTGGTGTTGTGTGAGCTTGGATAG